The Oryzias latipes chromosome 16, ASM223467v1 genomic sequence gggctaaagtttaattttatttaaatacttttttcagaTTCAAACTTGGGTGTATGAAGGTCCCACAGAGGAAAATGCTGTTTGTGTAAATTgtcaaaataacagctttgggGACAAATGCGACAGCTGTCTTAGTGGTTACTTTTTACTCGAAGAAAAGTGTGTCAAGTGAGTAATAGTTGCTGCTTACCTACATTTCAGTTAGAATAAAACTACAATACAATATTTGCTAGACATTAGACAGAACGGTTTAAGCTTtgaagtcttcatgttttttttattgcagatgCAAGTGTAATGGCCATGCAGACACGTGTAATGAGAAGGATGGGACAGTATGCCCCTGCCAAAACAACACGGAGAGTCCCCCCTGCCTCAGCAGTCCTCAGAATGaccggaaagactgctacaaaCATCAGGTCAGCTCATGCACGTTGCAGTGTTTGTGCATGTCTTCTGGATCTTAGGTCATCAGGGttcagtttgatgttttttcttattgtgcTTCTTCCATTTAGTGTGCCAAGTGCAAAGACTCCTTCAATGGCACTCCAATCAATGGACGCCAGTGCTACCGTCAGTTCAACGTGGACACAGAGTGCTGCTTCGATCCCACCTCCCAAACAAACTGCTTTCACGATCCAACGATTCGCAACCTGCCCAGGGGTCGCACTGTCTTCTTTGCTGCGCAGCCGAAGTTCACAAACGTGGATATTCGGGTCACAATTGACGTTACCTTTGGTGAGGTGGAGGTGTATGTGTCCAACTCGCACGACACCTTCATTGTGGATGTGGACGAGCATACAGGGATTCACACCATCAAGATAGAGGAGGAATCCGTGACTCGTGTAATGAACACATGGATTGAAAAAGACCCGCCTCCATCCCCCATGAAAGTGTTTGCTAATTCCTCATCCAGCTTGGGGGGTCCCGTGCTTTCCAACACGCCACTGCAGCTGCAAGCCAAGCCTCCAACTACAGAGAGGGAAATCCGGGAGGAGCGTTCCGAGGGACTCATTACCTACATAACTGTGTGGAAACCACAGACTGTGCTCATAGTCAGAGGAGTTCGAGACCGTGTGGTCATAACCTTCCCGCATGAAGTGCACTCCCTGAAATCTAGTCGCTTCTACATCGCTCTGAGAGGCGTGGGAACCGAGGACCATTACGGAGAATCTCAGGGTCTCCTGTTTCTGAGACAAGACCAAGCCCACATAgacctttttgtctttttctccgttttcttctcctgctttttccttttcctatCCGTCTGTGTTCTCTTGTGGAAGATTAAGCAGTTCCTGGACTTCCGTCGGGAGCAGCGTCGCCACATTCAGGAGATGACCAAAATGGCATCCAGGCCTTTCGCCAAACTCACCATATACCTTGAGCCGGAGGAGCCCCAGCTCATCTATCTGCCTTCCACGGGCGGAGGCGTGGGGGGCAGCACTGTAACACTTGCTCACGCTCGCACGGGCAAGCTGGGTGGAGTGGTGGTGGGCCAAAGGGGCAGGGGACCGGTGTCTTATAAACATGAGCCTGGCTCCGGACCAAccgcccaccaccaccatcatcaccTCACCttaggaggaggaggcggcaaCAATTGTCAGCACCTACCACTGCACTACTTGAACACTCATCACTACGCCAGCACCACCACCGGCCCCCAAGGCccgcatcatcatcatccatccaactaCAGCGGCTACCAGCACTTTTGTCGTTCCGACCCTTTCCTCTCCCAACTCATGGGCTTCTCCTATTCCTCCTTCAAGGTGGGGCCCATCACCTTAGAGCCCACAGACGACGGCATGGCTGGAGTGGCTACCGTCCTGTTCCAGCTCCCGGGGGGAGTCTTGGCTCCAAATCGTGCCTGTTTGGGGTCGGCACTGGTCACTCTGCGTCAGAATCTCCAAGAGTACTGTGGCCATGGTGGTGGAGGCGGCCACCCAGGGGGAGGTGTGGGGCGGAAGGGGCTGCTGGGTCATCAGCACCTGACCACTATGGCTATGTAGGCAAGCAAGCAACACGAAAAAATACGTTATAGATGAAACTATTGACGTCTTCAAAGTATATGAACGTGTATGAAAGCTTCATAGGCGCAAAGCAAACTCCAAAAAGAAGTAGTCCATTTAAATCAGTCGCTAACCTGGAGAATTTTGAACAAAGATGTACATACActgcataaaacaaaaaaagtgtctttttgtTGTATGATCTCTTGCTATACTGTATTGCAATGCTTTACATTCAAGTCGGCTGTCTCTAAAAATGCACTACAATTGCTACACGAATCAACATCGACCTGTTGTATACTGTATGTAATCTCTACGCAGCAGATTAAAAAAGATCCAAAAATAGACTCAATGGTCTGAACGAGAAataactatgtaaaaaaaagaaatcataaatTTCTGCGtgcttttaaacaaattgaTGCTTTATACCCCACAAAATGACAATCAAAAAAATGCTATTGAgaattttaaatttcaaattgtttcaaaataatgtGCAAAATGCATTCGAACGGTGCAGGACAAACAAGTGTGTTGCTTGcaagttgttttgcttttatttctaaGTCAATATGAGTGAGTTAGAACTGTACCTGGGTGTGTACAAATCTGCTAAGCTACATGTTTATGTTAAAGTGACTTGTGTATGTTTTTGCATATTCATATTCATgctgttaaattatttttatctgcCTTCACTTCTTGCCTTGTTTTGTGAGTCGACTGACTTACACCTAATTTTTGTAACAGAAGTGTAATGTGTATTCTGTAGTACTGCAGATGTACCATTTTTCATCGTTTTGATTGAAAAAAGATGAGGGAAGGTGTTTctcaattcagttttttttcccatcacagCAGTTTGATCACGTTTAACTATTCCTTCAATATACGTCCTATTGAAactgttattttaaattttgctcTGACATGCTCGCTCTACCTGGTTTTGGTGAATCTTCAGAATCCCAACGTAGATGATTGTATTTGTAAATCATAAACTGGATTGAAGGAAATatgaatttgagaaaaaaaagtgtttgcaaaGTATTGTCCTCTTGAAACTACAATATTAGAATCGAGGAGTTGCATGTGAAAGGTTTCTCCATTTATTATGTCATGTTTGGTATTCGTTTTTGCACTGTAGAGAGCTCATGAGCCACTGTCTACAAATGGCATCCGGTTGGAAGAAATCAGAATGGTGCTGCTGgctttttatgattaaaaatacttagttttattttgtttgctaAACTTCTCTGAAGTTTACAAAGTAAAGCCCTGACATTATTTACAGCCCTCCATAAGAAACCATAAAACACTTAACATGCATGTACATTTCGTTCTtagctttatttttatacattcttttttgtttctgctttgtttttttttaaagggaagaGTATTATTGACTGAAAGAACAATAAATGTCTTAAATCAGCTCAATAAAATCTGGAACATTTTTGTCCTCTTATTTCCTACTTTAGTGTctataataaaataatgacTAAAACactcaaataaataatttggttgATCTAAGGTCTAATTTTAGAATGAAATCAGTGGAAGCTGCAGGTTaggaacataaaacaaaaagaattgaattcacaaaaaaagacactgtCCCTTTAAAGGGACCAAGGTCAAAGCTGATTGGCTGGTTTAGAGGAAGTAAGTGGTGCTTTACCCGTGATGCTCTCGATAAACAACTGTGCAGCCAGAGAATGAAGGCCGgcttaaataaatgcaaattgtTTCATTAAAATCCCCTTGTTTACAAATGTGAGTACCaatttaaataatatattttaattgttATTCAGCAATAAGGCAGCGGGAACTAGTTTATATAGTACTATTATGAAAAAATGCTAATGTTAGCTAACATTCAAAATGAGGATAAACCAATGTTCATTGCTTCTGTCTTATATTTGTCTTGAACAGTTTGTCAATTACGACATTGACTTAaggtgtgtgttttattttatttacagctAACCAAAGTCAATTATGAAATCGGCTGAAAAAGAAGACAGCACAGAAGAAAGAAAGCACGGAGAAATTACAGTGAAGACAGAAATGGATCAGGAGATGGACGAAAAAGAGGAAGAATACACCAACGGAGACGATCTGAACATCCTGATAAAGGAGGAACCACACTCGCCTGAAATCTGCCACCAACACGGCGAAGATGCGTCCAGCTGCTCCGCCGCTAACCCTGCCACTAGGAGAGATGGCCTTCATCTGCAGGAGCACACCAAGCAGGAGTGTGACTCTGAATCTGAATATACAGCTgttaaggaggaggaggaagaggaggaatcAGATTCATGGATTAAAGAGGAAATACTCAGTGAAAATGAGGCTGAAGAGGAGGCAGAGGATTCCAGCAACATCCAGGATGAgttggaggaagaagaagaggaggcctGTACAGGTACAAGCTGCTGTTTATCTCTTCAATTTTTCCCCAAGTGAGTGACAGTCACATTTCTGATGAAAATAAGTCTGACATATAACATCATTCTTTCAACCATATATGATCAGTCTTTAtgatacatatatttttattaacatgcaaaactacaaaaaacaaaacaaaaagacgaAAAAAAGTCACTGAGGAGCAGGATTAGAGAAACAGTGCTTCAACAAAGTATGGCTTTTTGCATGTAAACATTAAACCAGTTAGTTGAAATTTAACTGAAGCCTTTAGGTTCAGGGACTAAGGCTCCAGGGCCACATGAGACTCTTCTCACCCCTCTGTTGTGCCCATTtggttaaacaaaaagaaaacgtttttaactttaaaaagtaactgtgaagtaaaaagtaagtaaaaCTGTAAAGTGAAATCCAAAAGTTAAGAAAACtaatttaaactttattcaactcGTTTACAAACAGTTGAAGAACGGTACATATCACAagacaaactaaaacattttgaaaagattttctgtgccacagaaaatcaattggaggtcattaagcacaaccagaatttcTATTAAGTTTATATTTGAACAAATTCGTGGAATGTAGGTGCCCCGCTTGGTTTGGAAAATACAGGAAGAATCACTTAATTAGCTGTGACTAATTTTGGTGAGGTTTATAGATTTCTGgctcaaataaaaaagtggtctgtctgtctgtctgtctgtctgtctgtctcatCTATAcagacacaccttctcattcaaagagttttcttctttttcacgactatgaaaattgtagagtcacattgaaggcatcaaaactgtgaattaacacatgtggagttataaacataacaaaaaagtgtgaaacaactgaaaatatgtcatattgtaggttcttcaaagtagccaccttttgatttgattagtgctttgcacactcttggcattttCTTCATGAGGTTCAAGAGGTAGtaacctgaaatgtttttcacttcacagttgtgccctgtcaggtttaataggtgtgatttcttgccttataaatggggttgggaacatcggttgtgttgtgcagaagtcaggtggatacacagctgatagtcctacagAATAGACTattagactgttagaatttgtattatggcaagaaaaaagcagctaagtacagaaaaacgattggccatcattactttctagcagcagacacatctctacaacaactgttaaaaggagactgtgtgaatcaggccttcatggtagaatatctgctaggaaaccactgcttatgaaaggcaacaagcagaagagacttgtttggactaaagaacacaaggaatggacattagaccagtggaaatctgtgctttggtctgatgagtctaaatttgagatttttggttccaaccaccgtgtctttgtgcaacgcagaaaaggtgaacgcatggactctacatgcctggttcccaccgtgaagcatggaggtgtgatggtgtgggggtgctttgctggtgaaaCTGTttgggatttattcaaaattcaaggcatactgaaccagcatggctaccacagcatcttgcagcgccatgctattccatccagtttgcgtttagttggaccatcatttatttttcaacaggacaatgaccccaaacacacctccaggctgtgtaagggctatttctCCAGGAAGGAGAGGGATGGGGTGCTGTGCCAGATGACCACAGTCACCGAACCTGATCCCAGTCGAGATGgttttggggtgagctggaccgcagagtgaaggcaaaagggccaacaagtgctaagcatctctgggtactccttcaagactgttggaagaccatttcaggtgacttcctctagaagctcatcaagagaatgccaaaagtgtgcaaagcagtaatcaaagcaaaaggtggctactatgaagaacctagaatatgacacatttttagttatttcacactttttgttatgtatataattccacatgtgttaaatcatggttttgatgccttcagtgtgaatctacaattttcatagtcatgaaaataaagataacTCTTCGAATGAGaatgtgtgtccaaacttttggtctgtactgtatataaaaaAGTTGCATATATTGTTCTGAACACTTTCCCCAAAAAGTGTTCAATTACTGCATTAATAAAACGTCTTGAGTggaaattatataaaaaaggaaagattaaACGGAAAAATAATTTCTTGTTAATTTCCTTTTgcgatttgtttgttttcttctcgcTTAGAATCTTCATCTGACTTTTTTCCGTGTCCTCACTGCACTGTGTCCTTCACTGACTTGGACTTCTTGGAAAAACACGTAAAGTGGGTCCATCAGAAAGAATACCTTAATAATCTCAAAAAATGCCTCCCAAACCAAACGCTAAACTTCATGGCCAAACACCCCTGCACCATTTGCAACACAACCTTTAAATCCAAAGTCCGCCTCAGCATCCACCTACGCGAGGTCCACCCTACTGCTCCTCCTCGAAGGCTGCACCCCTGCCCCACCTGCGCCCGCAGCTTCCAGTACCTGAAGAACCTGAAGAACCACTGTCAGCGCTGGCATAACATGTCAGTGGTCACCAGGGGAGGGCATCTCAGTTGTGCGGACTGTGGGAAGAGCTTCAAAGCTACCTGGGGTCAGGGGCCTCATTTGTGCCACGAACCAGATGCTGCTAAATCTGAAGACAAGCCAATTTGTCTGGATACCGGCGTGCAGTGCCGGGTGTGCGGCAAAAAGGTGCGCACTCCCCAAAGCCTGGTAGACCACATGCGGACCCACACGGGCGACCGGCCGTTCGCCTGCaaggactgtgggaggaagtttGTGGAGCGCAGCAGCTGGCGGCAGCACATGAAGATCCACACTGGAGAGAAGCCCTTCAAATGTGAGGTGTGCGGCAAGGCTTTCGTTCGGTCGCACCACCTCCGCTGCCATCTAACCACACATTCTGGCAAGAAGGAATACTCCTGCCCCGAGTGTGGAAAAGAGTTTGGATTCAAATCCAGCCTGGACCTTCACGTGAGGACGCATTCAAGCGAGAAGCCCTTTCACTGCAGCGTGTGTGGAAAGAGCTTCAACACTCGGAGAAACCTGAGGGTTCACGCCAAACTCCACAATAGCGAAAAAGCTCACCAGTGCGGGGACTGCGGGCTGAAGACTGGAGATCTCGGGGCTTTAAAAATACACTTGCGGACGCACACCGGAGAAAGGCCGTACCACTGCACGGTGTGCGGCAACCGCTTCATACGCCTGTCCCACCTGCGGAATCACCAGCGAACCCACACCGGAGAGAGACCATACAAATGCGACGAATGCGACAAGAGCTTTACTCAGTCCGGTGACTTGGTGAAGCACAAGAGGATCCACTCTGGGGAGAAACCCTTCGAATGTCCGGAGTGTCACCGCTGCTACACGTCTTCCGGTGACCTCGGCAAGCACAGGAGAAGCCACACTAACCTGCGACCCTACACCTGTAAGGAATGTGGAAAGAGCTTCCGCCTTTCAGGCCATTTGAAAACACACATGTTAACGCACACAGGCGAGAAGCCCTACTCCTGCCCCAACTGCCTCCGTAGGTTTGCACGCTCTCACCATCTCTCCGGACACGTTGCAAAGTGTCGCTGAATTCTCCAGAAACAGGAACAAGGCTAAACACCTAAACTGTACATCTTCTAACACTAGACTTCAACAAATCTATGTAAGTATTAACTAAACTGTAACTATTTATTAACTTTGTGTAACACTAatgatttaaacatttaaattaagcCCAAACGACCAATGGTATCGCATGAaatctttttctactttttaccTTATGTGTATGTTTGTTTGCAAACCCTCATTTTAATGACTCTAGAAAGTGTCATGATGAAGAGTTTGAGCAGACGAATCATTTCCTTCGCAGCTGAATTCAGTGTAAATCGTGAATAAATTATTTCACAGATGCACCAATGccgtgtcttttttttttttttttttttaaaggaactcTTGTTTTGAAGACACAATGTCAGATGCAAACTTATTGGTTTTATTTCATAgattgtgtccgaattccttcactactcaatACGTCCATTCACCATTTTGTATAGCCGTCCGAATCGaccgaattccctccctactccctaCACCTGTCCCTACTCCGTTTTGGGGAACTATTTAGTGGcctggattttaaaacaaattcagaCAGCCTCCTCGcaacttaaactttttttttttcaatattcaaTATGATGTCACCAAATTTCCAAAGGTAAACCGAACAAAAGGTCTTATGATGAAAACTGGGTGgcttttgacaaaaaataattacaaatttacaaaaatagttaaaacgcaatgcattgtggtctatatacTTGCCAATCTAGTGTGCATCGATTTTTCACTGATTTTTCTCAGTGACTTATGGGACATTTCTAGGAATCTTGATTGTGGATTTTTAGATTAAGACAGCctaacaaaatgacaaacagaCTATATgttgcactaagtagtgagtatTGAAGAAATTCAGACAGCCAATAATTTAAAATTCCAGTCCCCTCGAAATATCCCCGAAATCagtgcgaaaaaccagtgtgcgtGAATGCACACTAGAATGATAAATATAGACCAAAATGCATTGCctttgaacaatttttcatgtaaatgttttattattaatttttattacttttttataaactatccaagtttttatcatcataacacagtagattcataaaaaatgttaatacaatttgttttttactttaggaAATTGATAAACATAATgtttgccgtttaaaaaaaaaaaaaaaaaactcattgacATGGTgttcaaattgcttttaaaatccagggcactggatagtCCCACATTATATAAATTTATAAGAAGTAGGgtaggaattcagacatagttTCCGAATTTGACAGCAATAAAACCCACCTGTATGAAGCTGTTCAATATTGTTCGAAGAtggtggataaaaaaaaagtgcgcaAAAAAAGTAAGCTTTTAGAATCAGTGTTTGTAAATGAGCTTAAGTTATGGAGAAaattcttaatttatttaaagttatacATTCTTGTGAGCAACCTGGATTTAGCAAAGAATGCAGTTTAGAAAATCCCGGCCTCCTTCAAGCTTCTCTAAAAAGAAGATCTAATAACTGTTTTAACATCTACGAGGGGCGTTCCCTTTACTtatttcagaacatttttaaaaacgtaGGGATGTGTATCTTTTCCTCTGACAGGATTCGATACACATCTCAATCAAATGCTCCACAAATTAAGTGATACGATACAGTCCAATTCTTTTAACgttcatttaacattttaaactataaatgaaaatgcCTCTAATAAAACGCCTATTTTTTCCTTACtggctctttttattttaaggctACAGAACAAAATCTTTTAAGGAcagcttcaaacataaaaatctgCTATTTTTGGGTCTtatagactgttttttttaatgtgtcaaattattttatttcaggtaTTGTTTGCAGTGCTGTGGGAAAACTTTTTTATCATATGTTTAGTGTACACAACACACATCCCTTACCTTCAGCCAACTTTAAAGAAGCAAGCGTGTGTTTTGATGTAATTTGCTTGCATCACATTTGCATAAAAGGACAAAGACCGTagagacacaacaggaagaggaaGTGACAAAGTTTTGACGGAAACCGCTTACTTCCTGATCGATTGCATACCTTTTTATCAACATAATCTTGTACTTATATGTGGCTTTCAACCAATACTGCTATAATACTCTGTACAAGATCAATGTTTTTGACACGTATTTGGACATCCCTACCATTTATTTCGGAGCAGAATGCGTATGGCTTTATTGATCCTTATATCATTTTTTCCAAGTTTAAAAGCATTGGGAAAAGTATTTATCGTAGCTTGAGACTGCATTTGTGTCTATTACAGCTCATTTTTTCTTGTATTAGGGTCACTTGAAGCTGGATAAACTCCCCTTAAGTGGCGGACAATTCTTAATTTCATgccttttcacatttatttttcaaacacaaaggtTCCGGTTTATGAAGAttctgaaaaaaaggcaaaagaaaaatacaaagtgaTATAAAAACTTTAGAGATATGATTATACACCCCAATGACCTTTTTGCCAGCAGTAGAAAAGGTAGTTTTTGACAGggcataaacataaaaacacaaagattttgcCTTCAGTAACAGAAATTtacgcacaaaaaaaaagaaagcagctcAAAGGTCAACTCTAAACTGTCCAATATGGATGGGTATGATATTTATGTTTGTCCTTAAAAGTACATTGCAGGCAACGGATTAAGATGTTTGTatttcaaaatagaaataatgGTTTTTGTGTTCCTATTCATTTGTAATATTTGGCCGAAGCTCTTCCACAGCCCTAAAAGAGAGTTTGGGAAGACACTACTAACTGGTAACTTGAAGGCCTGCAGACATCAACGCACGCTTCTCTGCATTCAGGAAAGAATGGGAACAATTGAAGTTGCAGAGGTTATCACAGGTAAGCTATTTTTCCCCTAATATTTGGTTTCACTATTTGAAAAGgtcttattgttttgtttttgtccagtgtGTCTCAAACCGTGTCTGGATTattaacagactttttttttttttatatttaacctCTAAGCACGTGTATTTTTGCAAAACAGTATATTTTTGGGTTTGCTGAGAATTTTTCTTGTACACCACTACAGCTGTTGTCTTAgattaaaaatcagaaaaaaatgattttcaagaaaaccaacatttgagtgagggggaaaaaaaggggaaatgtTTTGCCGttttagaaacacttttttgcatttaatttgCTACTCttcacatctttttttccccctggttTGGACTGAAATCCATACCTGCTCACGGGGGCGGCAGTCATCGGAGGAAAACTTTGCTCATGTTCATTTACACCCAGGATATGCATCACTTGGACAAGAGCCACAGCCGAAGCTGTCTCAGTCAATTCAGGGGGAATTGGTCTATTATTTTTATGTCCGCAATTACAGGGACAGTGTAGTAAATACGACTCCAGCACAGATAACAAAGATGTATTTAGGGGTAAATAATATTGACTGTACCTTTGTTTAAAGCTGGAATCAATACTTCTTAAAGTGTGTCCATTTTTCATTTAGCTG encodes the following:
- the LOC101157005 gene encoding gastrula zinc finger protein XlCGF57.1, yielding MKSAEKEDSTEERKHGEITVKTEMDQEMDEKEEEYTNGDDLNILIKEEPHSPEICHQHGEDASSCSAANPATRRDGLHLQEHTKQECDSESEYTAVKEEEEEEESDSWIKEEILSENEAEEEAEDSSNIQDELEEEEEEACTESSSDFFPCPHCTVSFTDLDFLEKHVKWVHQKEYLNNLKKCLPNQTLNFMAKHPCTICNTTFKSKVRLSIHLREVHPTAPPRRLHPCPTCARSFQYLKNLKNHCQRWHNMSVVTRGGHLSCADCGKSFKATWGQGPHLCHEPDAAKSEDKPICLDTGVQCRVCGKKVRTPQSLVDHMRTHTGDRPFACKDCGRKFVERSSWRQHMKIHTGEKPFKCEVCGKAFVRSHHLRCHLTTHSGKKEYSCPECGKEFGFKSSLDLHVRTHSSEKPFHCSVCGKSFNTRRNLRVHAKLHNSEKAHQCGDCGLKTGDLGALKIHLRTHTGERPYHCTVCGNRFIRLSHLRNHQRTHTGERPYKCDECDKSFTQSGDLVKHKRIHSGEKPFECPECHRCYTSSGDLGKHRRSHTNLRPYTCKECGKSFRLSGHLKTHMLTHTGEKPYSCPNCLRRFARSHHLSGHVAKCR